The DNA region CCGGAAATTTGCGGGCGGGCTCCGCCAGCCCTATATCCTATCGGGAGGGTTGACTCCGGAGAATGTCCGGGAAGCGATCGAGCAGACCGCACCGTTCGGCGTCGACGTGGCAAGCGGGGTCGAGCTTGCTCCTGGCAAAAAGGACCCGAAGCGTGTATGGGAGTTTGTACGGAGATGCAAGGATCTCTAGCCGGGCTGCCGGATCTCGCAGGCCGTTTCGGTCCTTACGGGGGGAGGTTCGCGCCGGAGTCGCTGGTGGCGGCTCTGGCGGAGCTCGAAGAGGTCTATCGTGGCGCCAAGGAGGATCCGGTCTTCCGGCAGGAGCTGGAGCACCTGCTCCGGACGTATGCGGGCAGGCCTACCCCGCTCACGTATGCCGAACGTCTTTCGGAAAGCCTGGGCGGAGCCCGCATCTATCTCAAGCGGGAAGACCTTCTCCATACCGGAGCGCACAAGATCAACAACACGCTCGGCCAAGCCTTGCTGGCCTTGCGGATGCGCAAGCGGCGGATTATCGCCGAGACCGGTGCCGGTCAGCACGGGGTGGCTACGGCGACGGTCTGCGCGCGCTTCGGGCTTGCCTGCACTATTTACATGGGCGAAGTGGACATGGAGCGCCAAGCCTTGAACGTTGCCCGCATGAGGATTCTCGGGGCGGAGGTCCTGGCCGTGCGCAGCGGCCAGCGCACGCTCAAGGAAGCGGTCAATGCGGCGATGCGTGATTGGGCCGCGACGGTGCGTTCGACCCATTACATCCTCGGCTCGGCGCTGGGACCCCATCCGTTTCCGACGTTGGTTCGTGACT from Methylacidimicrobium sp. AP8 includes:
- the trpB gene encoding tryptophan synthase subunit beta, with protein sequence MQGSLAGLPDLAGRFGPYGGRFAPESLVAALAELEEVYRGAKEDPVFRQELEHLLRTYAGRPTPLTYAERLSESLGGARIYLKREDLLHTGAHKINNTLGQALLALRMRKRRIIAETGAGQHGVATATVCARFGLACTIYMGEVDMERQALNVARMRILGAEVLAVRSGQRTLKEAVNAAMRDWAATVRSTHYILGSALGPHPFPTLVRDFQSVIGREARRQVLESAGRLPEAVVACVGGGSNAIGIFYGFLGDPQVRLIGVEAGGRGPGLGDHAARFAGGGVGVLHGTRTYVLQDDDGQIASTHSISAGLDYAAVGPEHAYLREIGRAEYTAAGDREALDAFYLLARTEGIVPALESAHALAYAVRLARELPSDRVLLVNLSGRGDKDVEQVVRMANGPENGRSSACGGRGNASS